One segment of Panicum virgatum strain AP13 chromosome 1K, P.virgatum_v5, whole genome shotgun sequence DNA contains the following:
- the LOC120698085 gene encoding uncharacterized protein LOC120698085 isoform X3, with product MLKFLSKVVVEYCPLDPRKAAAVELLAQCNGRKAKDSNPACSVELRRLPAPPPTEDPESRPPLPPPRVLVTYLNGAEEAIVAAEGATAQGIRDQILARGRLIDTEQMFRDAGEKWPVVIPEEELGMSFPGIKV from the exons ATGCTCAAGTTCCTGTCCAAGGTGGTGGTGGAGTACTGCCCGCTGGACccgcggaaggcggcggcggtggagctcctGGCGCAGTGCAACGGCCGCaaggccaaggactccaacccggcctgctccgtcgagctccgccgcctcccggccCCGCCCCCCACCGAGGACCCCGAGTCGCGGCCgcctctcccgccgccgcgggtccTCGTGACCTACCTCAATGGCGCCGAGGAGGCCATCGTCGCAGCGGAGGGCGCCACCGCGCAGGGTATCCGGGACCAGATCCTCGCCCGGGGGCGGCTCATCGACACCGAGCAGATGTTCCGCGACGCCGGGGAGAAGTGGCCCGTCGTCATCCCCGAGGAGGAGCTCGGGATGTCGTTCCCTGGCATCAAG GTCTGA
- the LOC120698066 gene encoding putative disease resistance protein RGA3 isoform X3 → MFLSYFDKIIWICVSDEFDEERFTKVLIKSLSGKEATADNLDDLQQILAGEVGKRRFLLILDDIWPNALNDDGCCWRKFCAPLTNVLQGSMMVVTTRFTEVADMVGTMDSFALDGLQNDVFWQFFKLCVFGSEDYHIDPQLEQIGKSILPKLKGAPLAAKTIGRLLRKSHNPAHWNGILNSELWQLRQKEADILPALRLSYMYLPFNLKRCFSFCATYPKDYNFDKSSLAEIWVAEGFVEPQGSIALQHIGDQYFEDLVNLSFFQKLRGKYVIHDLMHDMAQLVSKEDCFIVKNASDIEMVPQNVHHLSILRSCDVKLSNLLSLCKHKKLRTLLCNKSLASETLYPVMNHWFSGFQYLCVIFCASPKGLPESIGNLKHLRYLEISRGCHFDRFPSSFCSLYNLQIFYARKCKFVSLPRGISKLINLQKFEFEPRIPNMEIDASEWGEQIWFMINNINQITRDLTIYNLGAISKDHAAESELQKKEYLNSLTLRWSSLRCPAHNETEVLQALQPPTNIKSVRIEGYPGEYLPSWFRGCDGPEAMSFSELPAATVDNNNNGGAGTILSLLTEVSITGCQNLSSLEQFLQRTTYAPAIRKIVIADCASVKSVQIEWSPSLEEISVSNCPKMTNISAPSVKKLRLYKFFGFNSDCSSLTFLHISFSQLPSIELEKWSLSVLQRLHIDFCERLKFIRKSEHLSTGLSLGLARARRSTAKFPLLTHLTIECCSMLESIDDLLTHECLPAIESITIRSCHLLSLPTKRFESFPFLKNLEIGWCRRLYWQRAMVLPPSLQKLILRSCGDFSAWSPQCCLENLTSLESLTMDSCKGIMSIPGDLWSSNLKSLRKLKIEECPDLVSIGGPEVIANINTVYIRGCPKLMEIEQPRGKPWNDEPDQEDT, encoded by the exons ATGTTCCTG TCGTACTTTGACAAAATTATATGGATTTGCGTCTCTGATGAATTTGATGAGGAGAGGTTTACTAAAGTTCTCATAAAATCTCTATCTGGTAAAGAGGCAACAGCTGATAATTTAGATGATCTTCAACAAATTCTTGCCGGTGAAGTTGGGAAAAGGAGGTTCTTGCTTATCCTCGACGATATTTGGCCTAATGCCTTGAATGATGATGGGTGCTGTTGGAGAAAATTTTGTGCACCTCTCACAAATGTACTTCAGGGAAGTATGATGGTAGTAACCACAAGGTTTACAGAGGTTGCTGATATGGTGGGCACAATGGACTCATTTGCATTGGATGGCCTACAAAACGATGTATTTTGGCAGTTTTTCAAATTGTGTGTGTTTGGATCTGAGGATTATCACATTGATCCACAGTTAGAACAGATTGGAAAAAGCATACTTCCAAAGTTGAAGGGCGCTCCTTTAGCTGCTAAAACTATTGGAAGGCTATTACGAAAGAGCCATAACCCTGCACACTGGAATGGTATACTAAACAGTGAATTGTGGCAGCTTAGACAAAAGGAGGCTGACATTTTGCCAGCTCTTCGGTTGAGCTACATGTATCTACCTTTCAATTTGAAGAGATGCTTCTCATTCTGTGCTACATACCCCAAAGATTAcaattttgacaaatctagtCTTGCAGAAATTTGGGTGGCAGAAGGATTTGTGGAACCTCAAGGCAGCATCGCACTTCAACATATTGGTGATCAATACTTTGAAGACCTTGTAAATTTGTCCTTCTTCCAGAAACTCCGTGGTAAATATGTAATACATGACTTGATGCATGACATGGCACAACTAGTTTCGAAGGAGGATTGTTTCATTGTAAAGAATGCAAGTGATATTGAAATGGTTCCGCAAAATGTTCACCATCTATCAATACTCAGAAGCTGCGATGTTAAGCTTTCAAACTTATTGAGTCTATGCAAGCACAAAAAGCTGCGCACCCTACTTTGCAACAAGTCTTTAGCAAGTGAGACTTTATATCCGGTGATGAATCACTGGTTTAGTGGATTTCAATACCTGTGTGTTATTTTTTGTGCCTCCCCGAAGGGCCTACCAGAGAGTATTGGTAACTTGAAGCATCTCCGGTACCTTGAAATCTCCAGAGGTTGCCATTTTGACAGGTTTCCTTCGTCATTCTGTAGCCTCTATAACTTGCAGATTTTTTATGCTAGGAAATGCAAATTCGTAAGTTTACCCAGAGGCATCAGTAAGCTGATCAATCTGCAAAAGTTTGAGTTTGAACCACGCATTCCTAATATGGAAATTGATGCTTCAGAGTGGGGAGAGCAAATTTGGTTTATGATAAATAATATAAATCAAATTACAAGGGATTTGACTATATACAATCTTGGTGCAATAAGCAAGGATCATGCAGCCGAATCCGAACTCCAGAAGAAAGAATATCTGAATAGTCTGACTCTGAGATGGTCTTCGTTAAGATGCCCAGCACACAATGAGACAGAAGTACTTCAAGCTCTACAGCCTCCCACCAACATCAAGTCTGTGCGGATTGAGGGTTACCCAGGTGAATATCTTCCAAGCTGGTTTCGTGGTTGTGATGGACCCGAGGCCATGTCATTTTCTGAGTTGCCTGCGGCGACAGTTGACAACAATAATAATGGCGGAGCCGGTaccattttgtcattattaacAGAGGTAAGCATTACAGGGTGCCAAAACTTATCAAGCCTGGAACAATTTCTGCAGCGAACGACTTATGCACCGGCCATCAGAAAAATAGTTATTGCAGATTGCGCAAGTGTAAAATCAGTACAAATTGAATGGTCCCCTTCCCTTGAAGAAATAAGCGTGTCCAACTGTCCAAAAATGACAAATATTTCGGCCCCGTCCGTAAAGAAGCTCAGGCTGTATAAGTTTTTTGGATTCAACAGTGATTGTAGCTCCCTCACCTTCTTGCATATAAGTTTCTCACAGCTGCCATCCATCGAACTAGAAAAGTGGAGTCTTTCAGTACTACAGAGGCTCCACATCGATTTTTGTGAACGTCTGAAATTTATTAGAAAATCTGAACACTTATCCACTGGCCTTTCCCTTGGTTTGGCCAGAGCCAGACGCAGCACTGCAAAATTCCCGTTACTCACTCACCTAACTATAGAATGCTGCAGCATGCTGGAAAGTATTGATGACCTCCTAACACATGAATGTCTCCCTGCCATCGAGAGTATTACTATTCGGTCTTGTCATTTGTTGTCCCTTCCCACCAAAAGATTTGAGAGTTTTCCTTTTCTGAAGAATTTGGAGATTGGATGGTGTCGACGTCTCTACTGGCAAAGGGCAATGGTGTTACCACCGTCCCTCCAGAAGCTCATCTTACGCAGTTGTGGGGATTTTTCTGCCTGGTCTCCTCAGTGCTGCCTAGAGAACCTAACCTCCCTTGAATCACTAACGATGGATTCATGCAAAGGCATAATGTCCATTCCAGGCGATCTTTGGAGCAGTAATCTCAAGTCTCTCCGGAAATTGAAGATTGAGGAGTGTCCAGATCTTGTCTCAATTGGTGGACCCGAAGTAATTGCAAACATAAATACAGTATACATTCGGGGCTGCCCAAAGTTGATGGAGATAGAGCAGCCGAGAGGGAAACCGTG GAATGACGAGCCGGACCAAGAGGACACATAA
- the LOC120698066 gene encoding disease resistance protein RGA2-like isoform X2 has protein sequence MSLSKAIGVISGINEFGNLFQLVRSAVSFMRSQLSGSEDKKLKEDDVRQLQSDLRCLRDTLPAMYNLIDRAEWKSHVPGVEQLLPNLKDAVYDAEDLLDEFRWYELKVKIEGNETQLSPFIDFFNSVTQGSFNKVADIQKRLSNLSIQLEKMGLHEETPQFDKLLRPVTTSFRTEPKIFGREKELREVIRLLGVPNYSRRSSSKRKRSSHAANNEPRIAYVPVLPIVGIGGVGKTTLAQEITTLQRVKSYFDKIIWICVSDEFDEERFTKVLIKSLSGKEATADNLDDLQQILAGEVGKRRFLLILDDIWPNALNDDGCCWRKFCAPLTNVLQGSMMVVTTRFTEVADMVGTMDSFALDGLQNDVFWQFFKLCVFGSEDYHIDPQLEQIGKSILPKLKGAPLAAKTIGRLLRKSHNPAHWNGILNSELWQLRQKEADILPALRLSYMYLPFNLKRCFSFCATYPKDYNFDKSSLAEIWVAEGFVEPQGSIALQHIGDQYFEDLVNLSFFQKLRGKYVIHDLMHDMAQLVSKEDCFIVKNASDIEMVPQNVHHLSILRSCDVKLSNLLSLCKHKKLRTLLCNKSLASETLYPVMNHWFSGFQYLCVIFCASPKGLPESIGNLKHLRYLEISRGCHFDRFPSSFCSLYNLQIFYARKCKFVSLPRGISKLINLQKFEFEPRIPNMEIDASEWGEQIWFMINNINQITRDLTIYNLGAISKDHAAESELQKKEYLNSLTLRWSSLRCPAHNETEVLQALQPPTNIKSVRIEGYPGEYLPSWFRGCDGPEAMSFSELPAATVDNNNNGGAGTILSLLTENLEIGWCRRLYWQRAMVLPPSLQKLILRSCGDFSAWSPQCCLENLTSLESLTMDSCKGIMSIPGDLWSSNLKSLRKLKIEECPDLVSIGGPEVIANINTVYIRGCPKLMEIEQPRGKPWNDEPDQEDT, from the exons ATGAGTCTATCGAAGGCCATTGGGGTAATTAGCGGCATCAATGAGTTTGGTAATTTGTTCCAATTGGTCAGATCTGCTGTCTCATTTATGCGCTCCCAGCTGAGTGGATCAGAGGATAAAAAACTTAAAGAAGATGATGTACGGCAGTTGCAGAGTGACCTTCGATGCCTACGTGACACTCTACCAGCAATGTACAACCTTATTGATAGAGCAGAGTGGAAGAGCCATGTACCCGGTGTTGAACAGCTCCTTCCAAATCTCAAGGATGCTGTGTATGATGCGGAGGACCTTCTGGATGAGTTCAGATGGTATGAGCTGAAGGTGAAAATTGAGGGCAATGAAACCCAGCTGTCTCCTTTCATTGACTTTTTCAACAGCGTCACTCAAGGAAGCTTCAACAAAGTGGCTGATATCCAGAAAAGGCTAAGTAATCTTTCTATACAGCTTGAGAAGATGGGCTTGCATGAGGAAACTCCACAGTTTGACAAATTGCTCAGGCCAGTGACCACTTCTTTCCGCACTGAGCCAAAGATATTTGGTCGTGAGAAGGAACTGAGGGAGGTGATCCGATTGCTTGGTGTACCGAACTATAGTAGACGGTCTTCTTCAAAACGGAAGAGATCTTCTCATGCAGCAAATAATGAACCAAGAATAGCATATGTTCCTGTTTTGCCAATAGTTGGAATCGGGGGCGTTGGAAAAACTACTCTAGCCCAAGAGATCACCACCCTTCAAAGGGTCAAATCGTACTTTGACAAAATTATATGGATTTGCGTCTCTGATGAATTTGATGAGGAGAGGTTTACTAAAGTTCTCATAAAATCTCTATCTGGTAAAGAGGCAACAGCTGATAATTTAGATGATCTTCAACAAATTCTTGCCGGTGAAGTTGGGAAAAGGAGGTTCTTGCTTATCCTCGACGATATTTGGCCTAATGCCTTGAATGATGATGGGTGCTGTTGGAGAAAATTTTGTGCACCTCTCACAAATGTACTTCAGGGAAGTATGATGGTAGTAACCACAAGGTTTACAGAGGTTGCTGATATGGTGGGCACAATGGACTCATTTGCATTGGATGGCCTACAAAACGATGTATTTTGGCAGTTTTTCAAATTGTGTGTGTTTGGATCTGAGGATTATCACATTGATCCACAGTTAGAACAGATTGGAAAAAGCATACTTCCAAAGTTGAAGGGCGCTCCTTTAGCTGCTAAAACTATTGGAAGGCTATTACGAAAGAGCCATAACCCTGCACACTGGAATGGTATACTAAACAGTGAATTGTGGCAGCTTAGACAAAAGGAGGCTGACATTTTGCCAGCTCTTCGGTTGAGCTACATGTATCTACCTTTCAATTTGAAGAGATGCTTCTCATTCTGTGCTACATACCCCAAAGATTAcaattttgacaaatctagtCTTGCAGAAATTTGGGTGGCAGAAGGATTTGTGGAACCTCAAGGCAGCATCGCACTTCAACATATTGGTGATCAATACTTTGAAGACCTTGTAAATTTGTCCTTCTTCCAGAAACTCCGTGGTAAATATGTAATACATGACTTGATGCATGACATGGCACAACTAGTTTCGAAGGAGGATTGTTTCATTGTAAAGAATGCAAGTGATATTGAAATGGTTCCGCAAAATGTTCACCATCTATCAATACTCAGAAGCTGCGATGTTAAGCTTTCAAACTTATTGAGTCTATGCAAGCACAAAAAGCTGCGCACCCTACTTTGCAACAAGTCTTTAGCAAGTGAGACTTTATATCCGGTGATGAATCACTGGTTTAGTGGATTTCAATACCTGTGTGTTATTTTTTGTGCCTCCCCGAAGGGCCTACCAGAGAGTATTGGTAACTTGAAGCATCTCCGGTACCTTGAAATCTCCAGAGGTTGCCATTTTGACAGGTTTCCTTCGTCATTCTGTAGCCTCTATAACTTGCAGATTTTTTATGCTAGGAAATGCAAATTCGTAAGTTTACCCAGAGGCATCAGTAAGCTGATCAATCTGCAAAAGTTTGAGTTTGAACCACGCATTCCTAATATGGAAATTGATGCTTCAGAGTGGGGAGAGCAAATTTGGTTTATGATAAATAATATAAATCAAATTACAAGGGATTTGACTATATACAATCTTGGTGCAATAAGCAAGGATCATGCAGCCGAATCCGAACTCCAGAAGAAAGAATATCTGAATAGTCTGACTCTGAGATGGTCTTCGTTAAGATGCCCAGCACACAATGAGACAGAAGTACTTCAAGCTCTACAGCCTCCCACCAACATCAAGTCTGTGCGGATTGAGGGTTACCCAGGTGAATATCTTCCAAGCTGGTTTCGTGGTTGTGATGGACCCGAGGCCATGTCATTTTCTGAGTTGCCTGCGGCGACAGTTGACAACAATAATAATGGCGGAGCCGGTaccattttgtcattattaacAGAG AATTTGGAGATTGGATGGTGTCGACGTCTCTACTGGCAAAGGGCAATGGTGTTACCACCGTCCCTCCAGAAGCTCATCTTACGCAGTTGTGGGGATTTTTCTGCCTGGTCTCCTCAGTGCTGCCTAGAGAACCTAACCTCCCTTGAATCACTAACGATGGATTCATGCAAAGGCATAATGTCCATTCCAGGCGATCTTTGGAGCAGTAATCTCAAGTCTCTCCGGAAATTGAAGATTGAGGAGTGTCCAGATCTTGTCTCAATTGGTGGACCCGAAGTAATTGCAAACATAAATACAGTATACATTCGGGGCTGCCCAAAGTTGATGGAGATAGAGCAGCCGAGAGGGAAACCGTG GAATGACGAGCCGGACCAAGAGGACACATAA
- the LOC120698085 gene encoding uncharacterized protein LOC120698085 isoform X2: MLKFLSKVVVEYCPLDPRKAAAVELLAQCNGRKAKDSNPACSVELRRLPAPPPTEDPESRPPLPPPRVLVTYLNGAEEAIVAAEGATAQGIRDQILARGRLIDTEQMFRDAGEKWPVVIPEEELGMSFPGIKPKKAEDKPQA; encoded by the exons ATGCTCAAGTTCCTGTCCAAGGTGGTGGTGGAGTACTGCCCGCTGGACccgcggaaggcggcggcggtggagctcctGGCGCAGTGCAACGGCCGCaaggccaaggactccaacccggcctgctccgtcgagctccgccgcctcccggccCCGCCCCCCACCGAGGACCCCGAGTCGCGGCCgcctctcccgccgccgcgggtccTCGTGACCTACCTCAATGGCGCCGAGGAGGCCATCGTCGCAGCGGAGGGCGCCACCGCGCAGGGTATCCGGGACCAGATCCTCGCCCGGGGGCGGCTCATCGACACCGAGCAGATGTTCCGCGACGCCGGGGAGAAGTGGCCCGTCGTCATCCCCGAGGAGGAGCTCGGGATGTCGTTCCCTGGCATCAAG CCAAAGAAAGCTGAGGACAAGCCCCAGGCCTAA
- the LOC120698066 gene encoding disease resistance protein RGA2-like isoform X1 produces MSLSKAIGVISGINEFGNLFQLVRSAVSFMRSQLSGSEDKKLKEDDVRQLQSDLRCLRDTLPAMYNLIDRAEWKSHVPGVEQLLPNLKDAVYDAEDLLDEFRWYELKVKIEGNETQLSPFIDFFNSVTQGSFNKVADIQKRLSNLSIQLEKMGLHEETPQFDKLLRPVTTSFRTEPKIFGREKELREVIRLLGVPNYSRRSSSKRKRSSHAANNEPRIAYVPVLPIVGIGGVGKTTLAQEITTLQRVKSYFDKIIWICVSDEFDEERFTKVLIKSLSGKEATADNLDDLQQILAGEVGKRRFLLILDDIWPNALNDDGCCWRKFCAPLTNVLQGSMMVVTTRFTEVADMVGTMDSFALDGLQNDVFWQFFKLCVFGSEDYHIDPQLEQIGKSILPKLKGAPLAAKTIGRLLRKSHNPAHWNGILNSELWQLRQKEADILPALRLSYMYLPFNLKRCFSFCATYPKDYNFDKSSLAEIWVAEGFVEPQGSIALQHIGDQYFEDLVNLSFFQKLRGKYVIHDLMHDMAQLVSKEDCFIVKNASDIEMVPQNVHHLSILRSCDVKLSNLLSLCKHKKLRTLLCNKSLASETLYPVMNHWFSGFQYLCVIFCASPKGLPESIGNLKHLRYLEISRGCHFDRFPSSFCSLYNLQIFYARKCKFVSLPRGISKLINLQKFEFEPRIPNMEIDASEWGEQIWFMINNINQITRDLTIYNLGAISKDHAAESELQKKEYLNSLTLRWSSLRCPAHNETEVLQALQPPTNIKSVRIEGYPGEYLPSWFRGCDGPEAMSFSELPAATVDNNNNGGAGTILSLLTEVSITGCQNLSSLEQFLQRTTYAPAIRKIVIADCASVKSVQIEWSPSLEEISVSNCPKMTNISAPSVKKLRLYKFFGFNSDCSSLTFLHISFSQLPSIELEKWSLSVLQRLHIDFCERLKFIRKSEHLSTGLSLGLARARRSTAKFPLLTHLTIECCSMLESIDDLLTHECLPAIESITIRSCHLLSLPTKRFESFPFLKNLEIGWCRRLYWQRAMVLPPSLQKLILRSCGDFSAWSPQCCLENLTSLESLTMDSCKGIMSIPGDLWSSNLKSLRKLKIEECPDLVSIGGPEVIANINTVYIRGCPKLMEIEQPRGKPWNDEPDQEDT; encoded by the exons ATGAGTCTATCGAAGGCCATTGGGGTAATTAGCGGCATCAATGAGTTTGGTAATTTGTTCCAATTGGTCAGATCTGCTGTCTCATTTATGCGCTCCCAGCTGAGTGGATCAGAGGATAAAAAACTTAAAGAAGATGATGTACGGCAGTTGCAGAGTGACCTTCGATGCCTACGTGACACTCTACCAGCAATGTACAACCTTATTGATAGAGCAGAGTGGAAGAGCCATGTACCCGGTGTTGAACAGCTCCTTCCAAATCTCAAGGATGCTGTGTATGATGCGGAGGACCTTCTGGATGAGTTCAGATGGTATGAGCTGAAGGTGAAAATTGAGGGCAATGAAACCCAGCTGTCTCCTTTCATTGACTTTTTCAACAGCGTCACTCAAGGAAGCTTCAACAAAGTGGCTGATATCCAGAAAAGGCTAAGTAATCTTTCTATACAGCTTGAGAAGATGGGCTTGCATGAGGAAACTCCACAGTTTGACAAATTGCTCAGGCCAGTGACCACTTCTTTCCGCACTGAGCCAAAGATATTTGGTCGTGAGAAGGAACTGAGGGAGGTGATCCGATTGCTTGGTGTACCGAACTATAGTAGACGGTCTTCTTCAAAACGGAAGAGATCTTCTCATGCAGCAAATAATGAACCAAGAATAGCATATGTTCCTGTTTTGCCAATAGTTGGAATCGGGGGCGTTGGAAAAACTACTCTAGCCCAAGAGATCACCACCCTTCAAAGGGTCAAATCGTACTTTGACAAAATTATATGGATTTGCGTCTCTGATGAATTTGATGAGGAGAGGTTTACTAAAGTTCTCATAAAATCTCTATCTGGTAAAGAGGCAACAGCTGATAATTTAGATGATCTTCAACAAATTCTTGCCGGTGAAGTTGGGAAAAGGAGGTTCTTGCTTATCCTCGACGATATTTGGCCTAATGCCTTGAATGATGATGGGTGCTGTTGGAGAAAATTTTGTGCACCTCTCACAAATGTACTTCAGGGAAGTATGATGGTAGTAACCACAAGGTTTACAGAGGTTGCTGATATGGTGGGCACAATGGACTCATTTGCATTGGATGGCCTACAAAACGATGTATTTTGGCAGTTTTTCAAATTGTGTGTGTTTGGATCTGAGGATTATCACATTGATCCACAGTTAGAACAGATTGGAAAAAGCATACTTCCAAAGTTGAAGGGCGCTCCTTTAGCTGCTAAAACTATTGGAAGGCTATTACGAAAGAGCCATAACCCTGCACACTGGAATGGTATACTAAACAGTGAATTGTGGCAGCTTAGACAAAAGGAGGCTGACATTTTGCCAGCTCTTCGGTTGAGCTACATGTATCTACCTTTCAATTTGAAGAGATGCTTCTCATTCTGTGCTACATACCCCAAAGATTAcaattttgacaaatctagtCTTGCAGAAATTTGGGTGGCAGAAGGATTTGTGGAACCTCAAGGCAGCATCGCACTTCAACATATTGGTGATCAATACTTTGAAGACCTTGTAAATTTGTCCTTCTTCCAGAAACTCCGTGGTAAATATGTAATACATGACTTGATGCATGACATGGCACAACTAGTTTCGAAGGAGGATTGTTTCATTGTAAAGAATGCAAGTGATATTGAAATGGTTCCGCAAAATGTTCACCATCTATCAATACTCAGAAGCTGCGATGTTAAGCTTTCAAACTTATTGAGTCTATGCAAGCACAAAAAGCTGCGCACCCTACTTTGCAACAAGTCTTTAGCAAGTGAGACTTTATATCCGGTGATGAATCACTGGTTTAGTGGATTTCAATACCTGTGTGTTATTTTTTGTGCCTCCCCGAAGGGCCTACCAGAGAGTATTGGTAACTTGAAGCATCTCCGGTACCTTGAAATCTCCAGAGGTTGCCATTTTGACAGGTTTCCTTCGTCATTCTGTAGCCTCTATAACTTGCAGATTTTTTATGCTAGGAAATGCAAATTCGTAAGTTTACCCAGAGGCATCAGTAAGCTGATCAATCTGCAAAAGTTTGAGTTTGAACCACGCATTCCTAATATGGAAATTGATGCTTCAGAGTGGGGAGAGCAAATTTGGTTTATGATAAATAATATAAATCAAATTACAAGGGATTTGACTATATACAATCTTGGTGCAATAAGCAAGGATCATGCAGCCGAATCCGAACTCCAGAAGAAAGAATATCTGAATAGTCTGACTCTGAGATGGTCTTCGTTAAGATGCCCAGCACACAATGAGACAGAAGTACTTCAAGCTCTACAGCCTCCCACCAACATCAAGTCTGTGCGGATTGAGGGTTACCCAGGTGAATATCTTCCAAGCTGGTTTCGTGGTTGTGATGGACCCGAGGCCATGTCATTTTCTGAGTTGCCTGCGGCGACAGTTGACAACAATAATAATGGCGGAGCCGGTaccattttgtcattattaacAGAGGTAAGCATTACAGGGTGCCAAAACTTATCAAGCCTGGAACAATTTCTGCAGCGAACGACTTATGCACCGGCCATCAGAAAAATAGTTATTGCAGATTGCGCAAGTGTAAAATCAGTACAAATTGAATGGTCCCCTTCCCTTGAAGAAATAAGCGTGTCCAACTGTCCAAAAATGACAAATATTTCGGCCCCGTCCGTAAAGAAGCTCAGGCTGTATAAGTTTTTTGGATTCAACAGTGATTGTAGCTCCCTCACCTTCTTGCATATAAGTTTCTCACAGCTGCCATCCATCGAACTAGAAAAGTGGAGTCTTTCAGTACTACAGAGGCTCCACATCGATTTTTGTGAACGTCTGAAATTTATTAGAAAATCTGAACACTTATCCACTGGCCTTTCCCTTGGTTTGGCCAGAGCCAGACGCAGCACTGCAAAATTCCCGTTACTCACTCACCTAACTATAGAATGCTGCAGCATGCTGGAAAGTATTGATGACCTCCTAACACATGAATGTCTCCCTGCCATCGAGAGTATTACTATTCGGTCTTGTCATTTGTTGTCCCTTCCCACCAAAAGATTTGAGAGTTTTCCTTTTCTGAAGAATTTGGAGATTGGATGGTGTCGACGTCTCTACTGGCAAAGGGCAATGGTGTTACCACCGTCCCTCCAGAAGCTCATCTTACGCAGTTGTGGGGATTTTTCTGCCTGGTCTCCTCAGTGCTGCCTAGAGAACCTAACCTCCCTTGAATCACTAACGATGGATTCATGCAAAGGCATAATGTCCATTCCAGGCGATCTTTGGAGCAGTAATCTCAAGTCTCTCCGGAAATTGAAGATTGAGGAGTGTCCAGATCTTGTCTCAATTGGTGGACCCGAAGTAATTGCAAACATAAATACAGTATACATTCGGGGCTGCCCAAAGTTGATGGAGATAGAGCAGCCGAGAGGGAAACCGTG GAATGACGAGCCGGACCAAGAGGACACATAA